A genomic segment from Fusobacterium sp. DD2 encodes:
- a CDS encoding FadR/GntR family transcriptional regulator: MKTNKSQLLTTSVENKIINLIKENDMKPGEKLKNEYELAKLLNVSRTTVREAIKALVSRNILTVKQGAGTFVSSKNGIPHDPLGITFMNDTKNLAFDLLNIRLILEPEIASLAAINGTKKQKEELLNQCTIIENLIQENKDYSKEDILFHSCIAKCSGNKVVENLVPIINSSILLTIDVTKNIYQKDTIKEHRAITEAIIKGDYLGAKTAMIVHLHTNRLGIKKIIENI; this comes from the coding sequence TTGAAAACTAATAAATCACAACTTCTTACTACATCAGTTGAAAATAAAATTATTAATTTAATCAAAGAGAATGACATGAAACCTGGAGAAAAATTAAAAAATGAATATGAATTAGCAAAACTTTTAAATGTTAGTAGAACTACTGTCCGTGAAGCAATAAAAGCACTAGTATCTAGAAATATACTAACAGTTAAACAAGGAGCTGGAACATTTGTATCATCAAAAAATGGAATTCCACATGATCCATTAGGTATAACTTTTATGAACGATACAAAAAATCTTGCTTTTGATCTTCTTAATATTCGTTTGATTTTAGAACCAGAAATAGCAAGTTTAGCTGCTATTAATGGTACTAAGAAGCAAAAAGAAGAACTTTTAAATCAATGTACGATTATTGAAAATTTGATTCAAGAAAATAAAGACTACAGTAAGGAGGATATTTTATTTCATAGTTGTATTGCAAAATGCAGTGGAAATAAAGTCGTCGAGAATCTGGTACCTATTATAAACTCTTCTATTCTATTGACAATAGATGTGACAAAGAATATTTATCAAAAAGATACAATTAAGGAACATCGTGCTATCACAGAAGCAATTATAAAAGGTGATTATTTAGGTGCAAAAACTGCAATGATTGTGCATCTTCATACCAATAGGTTGGGAATAAAAAAAATAATAGAAAATATATAG